GCGAAATATGCAGATATGGGTAGAATGGGTGAAGAGGAAGAGAGCAGAGGCAAATCTATTGCGAAACATACACAAAATGTCCATCAATTCCCTCTCTTTTTGCTTAATCCATTTGTTTTGCGTGTCACCACTAGGTTTGGCAGAAGGAGATAGAGCACACGACACAGATGGCTTTTCATCGGGTGCAATTTGGTGCTATTGGTTTGGGGTAGAGAGGGAGATGCCGCTTGGCGCGCAGTAATCCTATGGGAACCGAATGAAATGTGCTGGGGGCCTGCAGCTTTGAAAAGCCTTCAGAATAAAAGAGATGAAGACGAACCGTGAAGAAAAACGAGGGACAAAAACTAGTTCAATGCGATGGAAATCGTACCCCTGTTGACGGCTGCGGTGGTGGTGAATTGAGAATTGCGGAGAAAAGAGAAACGGAGATGACGTGGCAGTGACAATCGGCTTGGGGTCGCCTATACAATACGATACATATGCAGCCAATACTTCGTCACACATGCAGCCAGTCAGAGAAAGGTCAATTACCGTAGTACACGCGCCAGGAGACAATGTTAATGGGTACTATCTAGATCAGTTGCTGGTTGGATAacgattttaaaatacaatCCAAATCAACGggaagcttcaaaaaaaaattccaagaaataaCTGACGAAAAAAGTCGAGTTAAGGGTCGTGTGTCGGCGCTGGGGACGAAAAAGAGCTCTACTCTTACCCCCACTTTCCGTTGTCGATGAGACACATTATACCAAGCGAGAAACATAGAGACTGGCGCCGCCCGTGCTTCCCTCCCTTCTCCCGTCGTTTTTCTCTCCGCGCCCTCTATGTTTCGGATGGACAGGGACGCGAATGCTTTGTGACGGCCTTGACCAACGGGCGACAGCGGTGTCCCTTACCAACCCGCCACAGGCGaggcatttcaaaaaatgtgcccATCCATCTAGCAATTTGAAAAGACGACGCGCCTGGCTTACGAAGTTAAGGAACTAGCCAACTGAAAAAGTGGAACTCAAAATATTAATCAGTTGCAAAGAGAAATTCTATTTCTGTGATTCATTCGGCGCCGAAAAGTAGAAACAACAGAAGAATTTGAGCTGATAACACGCAATCTAGGGAAATGATAAGAACAGAAACAAACAGCAAACAGTTTTTTGGGGAAATTATAATGGAACAGATACTAAAATGACCCGAATAACCAGAAACCATGACAAGCTGTGCAAATATGTTACACGAGAAGTACTTGTACATGTCGAAAATGATGAATGGTATCCGCCTATTGCGCCCGGTTGAGCTGATCGCAGCAAGGACATAATAATTATATATCAGATAAACACGGTGGCTGACCTTCAAGAAAGATTATGGCGGCCTATTTTATGCAATTTTATGCATCAATCACgaataaaactacaaaattacaatttcccCAGTCTCCTAAACCGCTGAGAAGGGAATAGTTTATGAATGAGTCACCTTTCACAGGAAATGGAACAGAAAAAGGAAGCTAAAATGAGGGGCAGAACGTTTTAGGACAGACCATTTGCAAATTTAAAGCGCGAAACGATGCAGAAGTAGCTTGAAAGcgttttaggcaaaaaattgcaaaaaaaagtagcgAATGAAGATGAGAATGACAAAAAGAGGGAATGTTCGAggcctaaaattcaaaatttgccgcccAACAAAATTTCCCGCGCACACAAATGTGCATTATTGCGCGTCGGTGTACAATAAACTGTGCAAACACCGTTGTACACCGTACCCCtccagaaaattgtttttttttttgaaaaagcaatttttcgaattcttttATCCAACTTTCTCCTCCGTATAACtgtttgaattcaatttttaaataaatggaCAGAAAGTTCAATTCTGATGAACAATGGTATATTTCTCCACTGCTCAATTTAGCCACAGTGAAGGAAGAGATGCTGGAAGTTCGAGAGTTGGGAGAAGGTTAGTTTATTATCTTAAAACAATCGAATAttgtcgaattttcagttattatCGATAGAACAATGGACGATTTCGattcaaaaaccgaaaaagaaCATGAAATGGAAATGTGGAAGAACAGTCTGTCTTATATTCAAGGAGTAACAGAAGAAGAATCATTGGAAGCTATTGAAGAAGTTTCAAAGTaaagtaaatttcaaaaaatcgaaaaacaactaattttattgattttcagcctCGATATGTTTCTGGAGGGGTCATCAGACGTTCAAACTCGACGATTTGAAGATATGAAGGGGGATCGCAAGTTCCTCGAACGATCACCGCTAGTTTCCCACaagtaaatattatttaaaccttttattcaaaaactataatttttcagacatgtgATAAGTCGAGAAAAGACTATGAAAACTTCAAGGCAGCGGAAGTCCGCATATGTCACGTCACTGAAATATGACAAATACATGTTGAACGCCGGAGCAAATACTTCtgtaaattaattaataaaaataaaaatctttataaaataatttttccagcttttccaTCCTCAATGTTCAATATTAGAGAAATGTGAAGATGACATTGTCCTTATCGTTGATGCACTGATGCCATACAATCGAGAACTTTTATCTTCTGAACTTCGGAGCTCGCGACTTTTGAAGCCAATGACCAAGTTTCTTGTTCGTGGAGACACCCTTCTTTCGGATTTACGGCAGaaatttgtatgattttttgaatttaaaacacacattaaatatttaattttttttaaactttcaggtATGTCAAAGTGATACAATTGTTCCATTGGAGAATGGTTTGGAGCTGGATCCACCGAATTTGGATAATGCAACCGCAGTTCGATTTCCATCATCATTTATATTTGTTCATGATACCTTTTATGTGGATATGCCACCCAATGCAATTGACATTTCACAGTAATTAGTaattttctttagaaaaatgtttaaaaacatttttcagcccAATCCGCAACTTTATGCTTCACCGCGAGATTTATGATCCAGTGGAGGCTTGTAGTATGGAAGGAGTCAGAATTATTGACCTGAAGCTGCGTCTAGGGCAGCCGTACATATTCCAGCATTCTGGGAATTGTGAACATCTACTCGTTTTTCATGATTTGCGACTTCTTCATGAATCGGACCCGTGGGGAATCGATAAATATCCATTCACCTTATACGAGAAGggaaatgaaaagaaatgtGATATTTGTAAAAAAGGGCATGTGGAGTAAGTTTAATTcgcaaaaattattgtttttcctcaaagtaaattaatttaaaattttacatttccAGATTCGTCGTCGAACGCCACGAGCTTCTTCCCAACACCTACACACACTTCTGCAGGACATGCTTCCAGGAGTTCAACTATGTGCATGGTGTCAAGACGCATTCATTCATTGCTTGGCCGTATACAGAACTACAGACTGGAGAGCAAAGAGGATGGCCGTTTGGAGATTTTGAACAAGAAGAtgattgaaataattttgatatttatttctatttattttgcaaaaactttatGTTTTTACTggtattttttatagaaaaaaggaaatgctggacatttaaaaattttattgttcttttttaattggatttcatctgattggttttgtaaaccatttttatatatttaaatttgagtttttaaaactattgaaTTCACTCGACAGGCGTATACGTATTGTGCGTCGAAACACGCTTTTACTCGTATAATTAAATTAAGAAGCGTGTTTTGACGCACAATACGCAACTCGGAACTTATGCGGCAATTCGAAATTAATTCAACcgtttaaatttatttcgaatATTTGCAATCTTTATCAAATATTTAGACCACCTTAAAGAATAACAActtatttcaggaaaaatgaacgattttctcaatttcacaCAACAAAAACGCGAGGAGCCGCAGCAGCTGGTCCTAATCAAATATCCAGGAATTgtcaaaaatgttgataagGTTGGAATACATACGGTATTCAGCAAATAAATTGTCTCTTTTCAGGCACTTCAAACGATGGGCGGTCTCCAACTAATCAGTCAATCTCACTTCAATAATCATTCACTGGAATTAAGTCACACTCCAGATAATCCCTATACATCTCGTATTATGGCGGAACGGAAACCTCAGGATAATGTATCATCTGGTACACTCCATTTAGTCATGAAGGTCAGAAGAAAGAAGATAGATCCCACGAAAATCAAGACTAGTTTTCTGGGATTGGTGAGTTGAAGGATTGAAGggaataaaatatatgttGATTTACGCAgcccgtgtactcctcgaggaaaagtgtaaatgtttatttttgcaagGGAATTTAAGGTTtctggaattaattttttttttgattttttgattattacTATTTTCGCTCAAtcattgtgatttttttgaggtCCCACAAGATGCTAAAAACTCTTCAAATTACGGGGCCTGGTCTCATCACGATAATTTTATGTTGAATGCAAAacgatgtgcgcctttaaagagtactgtaatttcaaactttcgttgctgcggatttttcatagtttttcactatacttgccaaaatttatgttttaaaattattttccaaaaatatataattagatgattttttctcactttaaACCTGTagtaaattgacaaaatttctgcgaaaacaaaagttttaaaatacagAAGTTTTAAAGGCGCCTATTTGTATGttagcaaaaatttgtcgtgacGAGACCACGCATCGTGTTTTAATCACAAAActcgcaaaattttgcgattttcaacaataatacatgaattttctcttaaaatatTAGGAATAAAAGATATTTAACTTTTTACAgcaaaattaagaatttaatAACAAAATGCACCCTTCTCCCTGTAGAgaagctgcgtaaatcgacacttgGCCGTGTTAGAGgcttttctttcaaaaatttcaaaatcctcTGACTTTCAGGTGAACACAGTGTACACCTTCGATGTGATGTGTGATTTCCAGTACTTGCCACTCAAAAAACGCGTTGGATGTGATACTTTCGAAGATTTGATCCCAAAATTGATTCCAACTGATATTGCAAGTGCACTCAGTTGGTGGGATGCTTCTGAATCAGTGGCTACTCCATTATTCCTTCCTCCATATCAATTTAGTCGTTATTTGACACCTTCAACAAAGATTTTGGGACGAGAAACTGATCATAcagagaaaacgaaaaatgcacagaaaaaGGGATATGGACAGAGTGAGTTGGGGGACAGgaatgaaaatacaaaaagtttcaagataTTGAAAATAGAAGAGTTTTGAGTCAAAGCCTCAGAAATTATTTCTAGaaagattttttcgatttttttcagagaaatttgaaaaaatgacaaatgtttcgaaaatcggaaaatagatttttttaaaaaccgtttatattgatttaaaaaaaaacaacaaacgatttttgaaaaaaataaaaaacgaaaattttttaatgcttcgattttccgagaaatcaaaaataaaaaaagatttagaaaattaacaatcTAAAGTTTGTCAACTATTTTATAGTGAGATCAATCTAGACCGAAATACGTACGAGCACTGccaacaataatttttttgaaatcaaatttcgcTAATGTTGATACAACAAAtctattgttcaaaaaatctattttttcgaattatcgaGAAtacgaaaattatgaaacaaacatcaaaaacggaaagttttcgatttttcgcttaTTCCTAGAAAcggaaaaactataaaattgtttcgaactaacaataattttttaagttttaaaaccaaaaagtttcaaagccatttttccaaaaacaaaaaacgaccgatttccacttttcgattttagggaaaaatcgatgctgtggaatttcggaatttttcatcattttcctatattttcagatcttcGAGTGGAACGAAAAGCTCTATCAGTAACCGTAAATGCTAAAGAAGAATTTCCATTGGAACCATCACAAGAAGCTGTAGATGAAGCAATGTTCCGTTGCAAACACGATGAACCACATAGGCTTCTTCGAGAATTATTTGATGAACGACCAATGTGGACACGTATGGGATTGCTTTATCGAACGAGAATAGATGATTCACTGTTGAGAagtattcttcaaaaatatgcattttatATTCTAAGTGGACCGTGGGGTCGATTGTGGTGCAAATTTGGATATGATCCGAGAACTGATAGAAATGGAGGATTATATCAAACAATAATGGTCTCATTCCGACAACATGGAAGTATTCCAGAAAGACAACGATTGAAAGTTTCATCTGATAGAGCACAGACTATTAATCATACAGCTGATGTTAGTggtaagttttcattttttccagatgtgGAAATTTTACGATGTTCGGCTCGGGAGGTCTCGGCATGgtcgaatatttttaaataaaaaagtgcctgcgtctttaaaatttaattgttttctttctttctgaattttgatactaatgaattgttgaaaaaattgaggagACTATTACCCAGatacgaaatttttcaatttttgcgcCGTAGGTactgtacccggtctcgacacgacagtttttaattaaatgcGAAAcggcgtgcgcctttaaagattactgtaattttaaattttagctaCTGCGGAgtttccatcgatttttcatagtttttcgctagaattcaatttttaaaaacaatttttcaagcgatttgtcaaaattgaaatttttccagcttaaaaaaaaacattttaatgaacaattcaaaaaaaaattttcattcaaaaaagtgaaaaaaaaataattggaagaaaataggaaaactgTAATGCTAGGAGAAtactgtactttttaaaggcgcaaactttttttattttacaaaaatgctcGTTTCGAGGCCGGGTAACGTAATCttgcttcaaaaatcgaaaattcttgcATCTGGgtaatatattttattctgAGTTCCATTCATTTCAGAACCAGTCACCTACATGTACGAACCAGGAAAACTGCCACGTATCCGTCAAATGTGGTACTGTGTAATGGACGTACGTCTACCACAAGCAATGAATGAGCTAGTGGCTGTTGTAGAGAACAATACACCACCGACACCAGAGGAAGTACGAGACAAGGGATGGCTACCGAATACACTATTGGAAAAGATTCGAGATTTGATCAAAGAAGACGTGGCAAGAACGTCTGCAGAACTGGAAGGATTGATGAATGACACTGCACCCGGCGAAGAAGAGTTCTAGATAATTCAtggtttttctgttttgtacaattttgttgaattttcctatttttttccgactgacttccgattttttaataaacttttcatcgtttaaaaatcagaaaaattccaaaaaaaaacaaagtttgacAATCTAAGATCAAAATCGGAATAGAAAAACTGAGAAAGTCGAAAATGGTGACTCGAAgtgtttcatttaaaaattactttactAATCACTGAAATCtgcagaaattcaaaattatttatcaaccagaaaaaaaaccggaaaaggGTGAAAGTAATCAATATTTAACAATCTTATTTAAAACCTGtaaaacattacaaaaaacAAGTTCACATACTGAGCCTCTCAGCTACTGAGCACATAGTGGGAATATCTCGGTCCAGAAATTTACCcctcatattaaaaaaaaattagcaattttttaccatatcaattcccccaaaaattccaaaatttttatttttgtttttttgtgcctgtaTATACCTGTTGAGCCAAGCTGTCTTCAATctgttaatttatttttttaattgtttttccaTTGTTCGTTGTTGTAATAAACGCAATTCTTATTAGTTTaagatttcaatttcaatatgaAAATCGGCGGGAGCGAGAATAAAATCGAACCGGGCGCGTAGTGTGTGCGAAAGAAATGTGCTCGGCGCGCGAAAATTGTGCGAGCCAAACTACCGAGTCGGGAAAACACATGAAATTATCGATAGTTTTGCTGATAATATAGGAAACAGATACTCAAAttccaacaacaaaaacattatttttcccGCTTCCCCGCTAAATTGAACAGTGAAACACCTTCAATCGACTCGTTCGGAgccaaaaagaaataaattaattcacACTTCTACAAGAGTAATGCACGGTTGTTGGTGTAAATCGACATGAAACATAACTGTTTAAACTTTGtacaaacaattttattcacagatttcattattttgaaaaaaaagatgagtcaaattttgaatagaaaattaaGAGCAAGtttcaatcgaaaattcaaaaaaaaaatccaaatcaCCATCGACTGTACAAATTGATAATCTTAGTTCTCCTCTGCCCAACCGATCGACACTTTCCACCAAAACATTCGAATCCCTCGGCACAATCTTCCATTATAGCACAATCGGTGTTAGCATCTTCTACAAAAAGAATGACGTCGTTGCTTTCAGACAGATTACCTTCCTTACCTCTTTGCTTTGCTAACATTTGACGGAAAAGCAGGGCGAACTTGTTATTCGTCTCCTCTGATTCACATCCATCACCGACGCAACCAGTATCTCAAAACAGAAAAGatcattcgtttttttttgttggtgaaATTAGTGGGGGAGTATATATTGGAATTATCAGTGACCTTATCATTGAGCTTAACATTATTACATTTGTTCTGACGACTCAGATGACTTGTTTGAATACAATACATTGTTGCTGACAAAACACGGATTAAc
The nucleotide sequence above comes from Caenorhabditis elegans chromosome III. Encoded proteins:
- the nssp-30 gene encoding AAI domain-containing protein (Confirmed by transcript evidence), coding for MSVYSKSLLFLTLLIGMGTATWQNQLEDTGCVGDGCESEETNNKFALLFRQMLAKQREDANTDCAIMEDCAEGFECFGGKCRSVGQRRTKIINLYSRW
- the tftc-5 gene encoding General transcription factor 3C polypeptide 5 (Confirmed by transcript evidence), with the protein product MNDFLNFTQQKREEPQQLVLIKYPGIVKNVDKALQTMGGLQLISQSHFNNHSLELSHTPDNPYTSRIMAERKPQDNVSSGTLHLVMKVRRKKIDPTKIKTSFLGLVNTVYTFDVMCDFQYLPLKKRVGCDTFEDLIPKLIPTDIASALSWWDASESVATPLFLPPYQFSRYLTPSTKILGRETDHTEKTKNAQKKGYGQNLRVERKALSVTVNAKEEFPLEPSQEAVDEAMFRCKHDEPHRLLRELFDERPMWTRMGLLYRTRIDDSLLRSILQKYAFYILSGPWGRLWCKFGYDPRTDRNGGLYQTIMVSFRQHGSIPERQRLKVSSDRAQTINHTADVSEPVTYMYEPGKLPRIRQMWYCVMDVRLPQAMNELVAVVENNTPPTPEEVRDKGWLPNTLLEKIRDLIKEDVARTSAELEGLMNDTAPGEEEF
- the snpc-3.4 gene encoding snRNA-activating protein complex subunit 3 (Confirmed by transcript evidence), which codes for MDRKFNSDEQWYISPLLNLATVKEEMLEVRELGEVIIDRTMDDFDSKTEKEHEMEMWKNSLSYIQGVTEEESLEAIEEVSNLDMFLEGSSDVQTRRFEDMKGDRKFLERSPLVSHKHVISREKTMKTSRQRKSAYVTSLKYDKYMLNAGANTSLFHPQCSILEKCEDDIVLIVDALMPYNRELLSSELRSSRLLKPMTKFLVRGDTLLSDLRQKFVCQSDTIVPLENGLELDPPNLDNATAVRFPSSFIFVHDTFYVDMPPNAIDISHPIRNFMLHREIYDPVEACSMEGVRIIDLKLRLGQPYIFQHSGNCEHLLVFHDLRLLHESDPWGIDKYPFTLYEKGNEKKCDICKKGHVEFVVERHELLPNTYTHFCRTCFQEFNYVHGVKTHSFIAWPYTELQTGEQRGWPFGDFEQEDD